The segment AATAATAAGATAGATATTTAAACTAAACCACTCATTTTGAGTGGTTTTTTTATGCCCAAGATTTAAAAGGATATTTACTTAATTGCGAATTGTAATACCGTAAATCTCCAGTCACTTCTTTTCCCAGCCAATCTGGCTTTTCAAAAGCTTCATCTTCATGACCAAGTTCTACCTCAGCGATAATTAATCCACTATTTGATCCTGAAAATTCGTCAACTTCAAACACATGTTGTCCTACATCCACCTCATACCTCACTTTATGTATCACGCCTTTTTCACATAATTGCAAAAGTGCTTCAGCATCTGTTTTTGAAATTTCTCTTTCCCACTCAAAACGTGACAACCCATTGTTTGAAGAGATGCCTTTTACAGTTAATGTCCCCTTATCACCCTTTAGTCGCACTCTAACAGTTCGCTCTGGATCCGTATTTAAAAACCCTTGAATAATTCTAATCTGTCTATGAGATTGGGTTTTAAAAACTTCTGAAATCACTAAAAATTTACGTTCTATTTCTATCATGTTTACGACTGCGGAAAATGGAATCTTTATAATTAATGTCTAAATTTACATTATGCCAAACGATTTACCAATTAGAAAAATCATTCATGTGGATATGGATGCGTTTTACGCGTCGGTAGCTCAATTGGATTGCCCAGAACTTAGAGGTAAACCTATAGCTGTTGGAGGTGGTGGAACACGAGGTGTCATAAGTGCCGCAAGTTATGAAGCTCGAAAGTTTGGTGTTAAAAGTGCCATGTCTGGAAGATTAGCCATAAAACTTTGTCCAGAACTCATAGTTGTCAAAACCAATTTTGCACGTTACACTGAAATATCCAAAAAGATTCGAAAAATATTCTACGATTATACAGATCTCGTTGAACCATTATCACTAGACGAAGCTTATTTAGATGTTACTGAAAATAAAAAAGGCAATCCAAGCGCCTCATTAATTGCTCAAGAGATTAGGTTACGAATTTTTAACGAATTAAATTTGACCGCTTCAGCAGGCATATCTATCAATAAGTTTATTGCTAAAGTTGCTAGTGACTACAATAAACCTAACGGTCAAAAAACGGTTAATCCTGAAGAGGTTCTCGACTTTTTGGAGCAACTAGACATTAGAAAATTTTATGGAATTGGGAAGGTCACTGCCGAAAAAATGTACCAAAAAGGGATTTTCACAGGCAAAGATTTAAAGCGCAAATCTGCTGAATTCTTAGAAGAAAACTTCGGAAAGTCTGGCAGATCGTATTACGATATTGTTCGTGGCTTTCACCATAGCCAAGTCAAACCTAATCGCATAAGAAAATCACTCGCTGCCGAACGTACTTTTAGTAAAAACTTATCTTCGGAAATCTTTATGCTAGAAAAACTCGATTACATCGCAGAAGAAGTGTCTAAACGTTTACAAAAAAATGAAGTGGCCGGAAAAACGATTACACTTAAAATAAAGTACAGTGATTTTACGCTTCAAACCCGAAGTAAAACCTTGCCCTATTTTATAAGTGATAAGAGTTTGATTTTAGAAACTTCAAAGAATTTACTCTATCAAGAAAAACTTAATGATTCTGTACGTTTATTAGGAATTTCCTTATCCAATTTAAATACAGAAAAGTCTACCAACATTAATACCATAGTAGATGATAAAAATGTTGTTAGTGCACAGTTGAAATTTGAATTTTAAAAACTACAGCTAGTAATTTCAGTAACTCTTAAGGTATTTACCATTCCTTTTTCTTGAATAGGCATCGCTGCCAAACTGATAAGCATATCTCCAACGTCTAAATAGCCTTTTTTACAAGCGATAGCATTAACGTCTTCTATGGTCTCATCTGTACTCACGTACTTATCATAATAAAAGGTCTCTACACCCCAAAGTAAACTCAACTGTGTCAAAATACGTTTGTTTGATGTAAATACTAAAATATGAGCACTTGGTCTCCAAGCTGAAATTTGAAATGCTGTATACCCACTATTTGTTAGTGTAGAAATTGCTTTCGCATTGATTTCATTGGCCATATTTGCCGCATGGTAACATATAGATTTAGTAATGTAACGCTTGGTGCGAATATGTGGTGGGGATTGTGGTACTTTTATTAATTCAGAATCTTCAACGCTTTTAATAATACTAGCCATTTGTCGGATGACTTGAACTGGATAATTTCCAACAGATGTCTCACCCGATAGCATTACAGCATCGGCTCCATCCATTACAGAGTTAGCCACATCGTTTACCTCTGCACGTGTAGGCGTTAAGCTTGTAATCATTGTTTCCATCATTTGGGTGGCAATAATCACAGGAATTCTAGCACGCTTAGCTCGTAGCACCAATTTCTTTTGAATTAATGGCACTTCCTCAGCAGGAATCTCCACACCTAAATCTCCACGTGCTACCATTAAACCATCACAATACGCAACAATCTTATCGATGTTCTCTACGGCTTCAGGTTTTTCAATTTTAGCAATGATTGGTATTTTATGATCACTATGTTCTTTGATTAATTCTTCCAACTCCATTAAATCCTCGGCATGTCTAACAAAAGATAAAGCCATCCAGTCGACTTGTAAGCTACAAGCGAAAATAGCATCTTCAATATCTTTCTCTGTTAATGCAGGTTGGGAAATGTTAGTGTTTGGTAAATTGACCCCTTTTTTAGATTTTAAAGGCCCTCCCTGTATGACTCGTGCTTTAACTTCCGATTTTTTATCAGTTGAGACCACTTCAAA is part of the Formosa sp. Hel1_31_208 genome and harbors:
- a CDS encoding CYTH domain-containing protein produces the protein MIEIERKFLVISEVFKTQSHRQIRIIQGFLNTDPERTVRVRLKGDKGTLTVKGISSNNGLSRFEWEREISKTDAEALLQLCEKGVIHKVRYEVDVGQHVFEVDEFSGSNSGLIIAEVELGHEDEAFEKPDWLGKEVTGDLRYYNSQLSKYPFKSWA
- the pyk gene encoding pyruvate kinase, giving the protein MLRTKKTKIVATLGPATSNRDVLKAMLEEGVNVFRINFSHADYNDVRERVQMIRDLNEEFGFNAAILADLQGPKLRVGVMKGEVVVNEGDEIIFATGERFEGTGKRVYMTYEKFPHDAKAGERILLDDGKLIFEVVSTDKKSEVKARVIQGGPLKSKKGVNLPNTNISQPALTEKDIEDAIFACSLQVDWMALSFVRHAEDLMELEELIKEHSDHKIPIIAKIEKPEAVENIDKIVAYCDGLMVARGDLGVEIPAEEVPLIQKKLVLRAKRARIPVIIATQMMETMITSLTPTRAEVNDVANSVMDGADAVMLSGETSVGNYPVQVIRQMASIIKSVEDSELIKVPQSPPHIRTKRYITKSICYHAANMANEINAKAISTLTNSGYTAFQISAWRPSAHILVFTSNKRILTQLSLLWGVETFYYDKYVSTDETIEDVNAIACKKGYLDVGDMLISLAAMPIQEKGMVNTLRVTEITSCSF
- the dinB gene encoding DNA polymerase IV, whose product is MPNDLPIRKIIHVDMDAFYASVAQLDCPELRGKPIAVGGGGTRGVISAASYEARKFGVKSAMSGRLAIKLCPELIVVKTNFARYTEISKKIRKIFYDYTDLVEPLSLDEAYLDVTENKKGNPSASLIAQEIRLRIFNELNLTASAGISINKFIAKVASDYNKPNGQKTVNPEEVLDFLEQLDIRKFYGIGKVTAEKMYQKGIFTGKDLKRKSAEFLEENFGKSGRSYYDIVRGFHHSQVKPNRIRKSLAAERTFSKNLSSEIFMLEKLDYIAEEVSKRLQKNEVAGKTITLKIKYSDFTLQTRSKTLPYFISDKSLILETSKNLLYQEKLNDSVRLLGISLSNLNTEKSTNINTIVDDKNVVSAQLKFEF